The following proteins come from a genomic window of Pseudomonas putida:
- a CDS encoding cold-shock protein produces MSNRQQGTVKWFNDEKGYGFITPAGGGDDLFVHFKAIESDGFKSLKEGQTVSFVAEKGQKGMQAAQVRPE; encoded by the coding sequence ATGTCCAATCGCCAACAAGGCACCGTCAAATGGTTCAATGATGAGAAAGGCTACGGCTTCATCACCCCAGCAGGCGGCGGCGACGACCTGTTCGTTCACTTCAAAGCCATCGAATCCGACGGCTTCAAGAGCCTGAAAGAAGGCCAGACTGTTTCCTTCGTTGCCGAAAAAGGCCAGAAGGGTATGCAGGCTGCGCAGGTTCGTCCGGAGTAA
- a CDS encoding I78 family peptidase inhibitor, with protein MFRTRASLATLLVAAVLAGCSTGGNSGGGSAPAAPAGNDGRCEASGADFAIGKQGSAELLEQARKASGSQMARILKPHDMVTLEYRSERLNLNVDEQGKVTRVNCG; from the coding sequence ATGTTCCGTACCCGTGCTTCCCTGGCAACCTTGCTGGTCGCTGCTGTGCTGGCTGGTTGCAGCACTGGGGGCAACTCTGGCGGCGGCAGCGCCCCGGCTGCACCTGCAGGCAACGACGGCCGCTGCGAGGCCAGCGGTGCCGATTTCGCCATTGGCAAGCAAGGCAGTGCCGAACTGCTTGAGCAGGCGCGCAAGGCCAGTGGCTCGCAGATGGCCCGTATCCTCAAGCCGCATGACATGGTGACCCTGGAGTACCGCTCCGAACGCCTCAACCTGAATGTGGACGAGCAGGGCAAGGTGACCCGCGTCAACTGCGGTTGA
- a CDS encoding nucleoside hydrolase → MLKPLLQGLALMAAAATTTLQAAPRDLIIDTDPGADDVVALFLAMASPGELNIRAITTVAGNVRLDKTSRNARLAREWAGREDIPVYAGAGRPLVRAPIYAAEVHGEEGLTGVPVHEPKKPLAPGNAVQYLVDTLGAAEPRSITVAMLGPQTNLALALIQRPDIAKGIKEVVVMGGAHFNGGNITPAAEFNLYADPHAAEVVLASGVPLTYLPLDVTHKLLTSDARLKQLAAVNNQASKRVVDILNAYIKHDMDLYGMPGGPVHDASVIAYLLKPELFSGRRIHISVDSREGPTFGQTVADWYGVLKQPANVMWVGEGDAQGFFDLLSARLARLQ, encoded by the coding sequence ATGCTCAAACCCCTGCTACAAGGACTCGCCCTCATGGCCGCAGCCGCCACCACCACGCTCCAGGCCGCACCCCGCGACCTGATCATCGACACCGACCCCGGCGCCGACGATGTGGTCGCGCTGTTCCTGGCCATGGCCTCGCCGGGCGAGCTCAACATCCGCGCCATCACCACCGTCGCTGGCAACGTGCGCCTCGACAAAACCTCGCGCAACGCCCGTCTGGCCCGCGAGTGGGCCGGCCGCGAAGACATCCCGGTATACGCCGGAGCAGGGCGCCCGTTGGTGCGCGCGCCCATCTACGCTGCCGAAGTGCATGGCGAAGAAGGCCTGACCGGTGTCCCGGTGCATGAACCGAAAAAACCCCTGGCCCCGGGCAATGCCGTGCAGTATCTGGTCGATACCCTCGGCGCTGCCGAACCCCGCAGCATCACCGTGGCCATGCTCGGCCCACAGACCAACCTGGCACTGGCACTGATCCAGCGCCCGGACATCGCCAAAGGCATCAAAGAGGTGGTGGTGATGGGCGGCGCCCACTTCAACGGCGGCAACATCACCCCGGCGGCAGAATTCAACCTCTACGCCGACCCGCACGCCGCCGAGGTGGTGTTGGCCAGTGGCGTGCCACTGACCTACCTGCCACTGGACGTCACCCACAAACTGCTGACCAGTGACGCCCGCCTCAAGCAGCTGGCAGCCGTGAACAACCAGGCCAGCAAGCGCGTGGTAGACATCCTGAATGCGTACATCAAACACGACATGGACTTGTACGGCATGCCCGGCGGCCCGGTGCATGACGCCAGCGTCATTGCTTATCTGCTCAAGCCCGAGCTGTTCAGCGGGCGGCGCATCCACATCAGCGTCGACAGCCGCGAGGGCCCGACCTTCGGCCAGACTGTCGCTGACTGGTACGGCGTGCTCAAGCAGCCGGCCAACGTGATGTGGGTGGGCGAGGGCGATGCCCAGGGCTTTTTCGACCTGCTCAGCGCGCGCCTGGCTCGATTGCAATAG